One window from the genome of Leucobacter aridicollis encodes:
- the ftsR gene encoding transcriptional regulator FtsR: MASAQLRAVPVGLLSIGQVLAALQEDFADLTPSKLRFLEDQGLVTPERTKSGYRKFSQEHVERVRLVLTLQRDHYLPLKKIAEVLEELDAGRDPVIPGASQRSASTILSSKEVLSSDELCHAAATNKRFLGEAIAAGLLPATEVFPFDAIAQLNALVRLAQAGLTPRHLRSLRIAAEREAEMLAHAVSSRGEKQGSPGAVDGSLELVEYLETVRSGVLRRKFSAL, encoded by the coding sequence ATGGCTTCGGCGCAACTGCGGGCTGTGCCCGTAGGGCTTCTCAGTATCGGCCAGGTGCTTGCCGCGCTGCAGGAGGACTTCGCCGACCTCACTCCGTCGAAGCTTCGCTTTCTTGAAGACCAGGGGCTCGTGACGCCTGAGCGCACGAAGTCTGGCTACCGGAAGTTCTCGCAGGAGCACGTTGAGCGTGTTCGTCTCGTGCTGACGCTACAGCGAGACCACTACCTGCCGTTGAAGAAGATCGCTGAGGTACTCGAGGAGCTTGACGCCGGGCGTGATCCAGTGATCCCTGGGGCGTCTCAGCGCAGCGCTTCGACGATCCTTTCGTCGAAGGAAGTGCTCTCGAGCGACGAGCTCTGCCACGCTGCTGCGACGAACAAGCGGTTCCTTGGTGAGGCGATCGCGGCCGGCCTGCTGCCTGCCACGGAGGTCTTCCCATTCGACGCGATTGCGCAGCTCAACGCTCTCGTGCGCCTTGCTCAGGCGGGTCTGACACCCAGGCATTTGCGCTCCCTGAGGATCGCCGCCGAGCGAGAGGCTGAGATGCTCGCTCACGCTGTTTCGTCGCGCGGTGAGAAGCAGGGATCTCCGGGCGCCGTCGACGGCTCGCTCGAGCTTGTCGAGTATCTTGAGACTGTCCGCTCCGGCGTGTTGCGTCGCAAGTTTAGTGCGCTGTAG
- a CDS encoding ParA family protein yields MHVLSVSSLKGGVGKTTVSLGIASAAFSRGLRTLVVDLDPQSDVSTGLAVDPEGFANVADVLESPKEKVVRSAIAPSGWNEFHEGGKIDLLVGSPSAINFDGPHPSARDIWKLEEALATVEADYDLVIIDSAPSLNALTRTAWAASDRVLIVTEPSLFAVAATDRALRAIEEIRRGVSPRLQPLGILINRTQPQSMEHQFRIRELREMFGPLVLNPQLPERPALQQAQGAAKPVHLWPGEPAQEMAANFDLVLDRVLRSAGQAAAQAKQA; encoded by the coding sequence GTGCATGTATTGAGTGTGAGCTCCCTCAAAGGTGGCGTAGGAAAGACGACAGTAAGTCTCGGCATTGCGTCGGCGGCGTTCTCACGTGGACTCAGGACGCTTGTCGTCGATCTCGATCCGCAGTCCGACGTCTCCACCGGGCTCGCAGTCGACCCTGAGGGCTTCGCGAACGTCGCAGACGTGCTTGAGTCTCCCAAGGAGAAGGTCGTGCGTTCAGCGATCGCACCGAGCGGCTGGAATGAGTTCCACGAGGGCGGAAAGATTGACCTGCTCGTTGGCAGCCCCTCCGCGATCAACTTCGACGGCCCGCACCCCTCTGCCCGCGACATCTGGAAGCTCGAGGAGGCGCTCGCGACTGTCGAGGCCGACTACGACCTCGTCATCATCGACTCCGCGCCCTCGCTGAACGCCCTGACGCGTACTGCCTGGGCAGCGAGCGACCGCGTACTTATCGTCACCGAGCCGAGCCTGTTCGCCGTCGCAGCAACTGACCGCGCCCTGCGCGCAATCGAGGAGATCCGCCGCGGCGTGAGCCCACGACTGCAACCCCTTGGAATTCTCATCAACCGCACGCAGCCGCAGTCAATGGAGCACCAGTTCCGCATCCGCGAGCTGCGTGAGATGTTTGGCCCCCTGGTGCTGAACCCGCAGCTCCCCGAGCGCCCTGCGCTGCAGCAGGCCCAGGGCGCCGCGAAGCCTGTGCACCTCTGGCCTGGCGAACCTGCGCAGGAGATGGCCGCTAACTTTGACCTGGTCCTTGACCGCGTGCTGAGGTCTGCGGGCCAGGCCGCGGCGCAGGCAAAACAGGCTTAG
- a CDS encoding lysophospholipid acyltransferase family protein, protein MLYWIFKHLIVGPFLKAVYRPWVEGAENIPATGPVILVGNHLSVIDSFFLPIMIERRVYFLAKSEYFTGKGLKGWLVKTFMLGVGQLPIDRSGGKASEASLNTALKVLDRGDVLGIYPEGTRSPDARLYRGRTGVARMVLESGVPVVPVVMIDTEKAMPIGAKFPKIRRIGTVIGQPLDFSRFEGMSADRFVLRSVTDEITLAIQELSGQEYVDVYASSVRERAGS, encoded by the coding sequence TTGCTTTACTGGATCTTTAAACACCTGATCGTCGGGCCCTTTTTGAAAGCGGTGTACCGGCCGTGGGTGGAGGGAGCCGAGAACATTCCGGCGACTGGCCCCGTAATTCTTGTCGGGAATCACCTATCGGTTATCGACTCGTTTTTCCTGCCAATCATGATCGAGCGACGCGTGTACTTCCTCGCGAAGAGCGAATACTTCACCGGTAAAGGGCTGAAAGGGTGGCTCGTAAAGACCTTCATGCTCGGAGTCGGTCAGCTGCCAATCGACCGCTCGGGGGGTAAGGCATCTGAGGCATCCCTGAACACCGCACTCAAGGTGCTTGACCGCGGCGACGTCCTTGGGATCTACCCGGAGGGCACTCGCAGCCCTGACGCCAGGCTCTACCGTGGCCGAACTGGCGTCGCCCGGATGGTGCTTGAGTCAGGCGTCCCGGTCGTTCCAGTTGTGATGATCGACACCGAGAAGGCGATGCCGATCGGCGCGAAGTTCCCGAAGATCCGGCGCATCGGTACAGTGATCGGCCAGCCGCTCGATTTCTCACGTTTCGAGGGTATGAGCGCTGACCGCTTCGTGCTGCGTAGCGTGACCGACGAGATCACGCTCGCGATCCAGGAGCTCAGCGGCCAGGAATACGTCGACGTGTACGCGTCGAGCGTTCGCGAGCGCGCGGGCTCCTAG
- a CDS encoding FHA domain-containing protein translates to MVNEKRNKDTEVRATEQFREDLNAMIRAQVTDLTVDELEAVQSLPSGAALLVVRRGPDLGARFLLDQDVTVAGRHPAADIFLDDVTVSRKHAEFRRRGTVFSVLDRGSLNGTYCNGERIEGEVVLEDGVEVQVGKFRFTFFASRFDLPGSF, encoded by the coding sequence GTGGTGAACGAGAAGCGGAATAAGGATACCGAGGTACGCGCCACGGAGCAGTTCCGTGAGGATCTCAACGCGATGATTCGCGCGCAGGTCACCGACCTCACCGTCGACGAGCTTGAGGCGGTGCAGTCGCTGCCCTCGGGTGCTGCGCTGCTCGTTGTGCGCCGTGGCCCTGATCTCGGGGCACGCTTCCTGCTCGACCAAGACGTGACTGTGGCTGGCCGTCACCCGGCCGCCGATATCTTCCTCGACGATGTGACTGTCTCGCGTAAGCATGCTGAGTTTCGACGTCGGGGAACTGTGTTCTCGGTGCTCGACCGCGGTTCGCTGAACGGCACCTACTGCAACGGTGAGCGCATCGAGGGTGAAGTTGTTCTCGAGGACGGCGTGGAGGTGCAGGTGGGAAAGTTCCGCTTCACATTCTTCGCCTCCCGGTTTGATCTCCCGGGCTCCTTCTGA
- the def gene encoding peptide deformylase yields MAKREIRLFGDPVLRTVCDEVTEIDSGVRAIVADLVETVDEPGRAGLASTQIGYTVRAFSLNIDGHIEYVLNPELVEVSGEPVPTGEGCLSVPGLWFEVMRYPYAKVRGIDLEGNEITIEGEGLKAQALQHECDHLDGKLYISRLDREARGEAMRQIRTSTWF; encoded by the coding sequence ATGGCAAAACGCGAGATTCGATTGTTCGGTGACCCGGTGCTGCGCACGGTCTGCGACGAGGTGACTGAGATCGATTCGGGGGTGCGCGCAATCGTCGCCGACCTCGTTGAGACTGTCGACGAGCCGGGCCGGGCCGGGCTCGCCTCAACACAGATTGGCTACACCGTGCGCGCGTTCAGCTTGAACATCGACGGCCACATCGAATACGTGTTGAACCCGGAGCTTGTTGAGGTATCGGGAGAGCCCGTGCCGACGGGCGAGGGGTGCTTGTCGGTTCCTGGCCTGTGGTTCGAGGTGATGCGCTACCCGTACGCGAAGGTGCGCGGGATCGACCTCGAGGGCAACGAGATCACTATCGAGGGCGAGGGGCTGAAAGCACAGGCTCTGCAGCACGAGTGCGACCACCTTGACGGGAAGCTGTACATCTCACGGCTCGACCGAGAGGCCCGCGGCGAGGCAATGCGGCAGATCCGCACCTCTACGTGGTTCTAG
- a CDS encoding MerR family transcriptional regulator produces the protein MLFSDGLPQPNIDGGFKGAVAARAAGITYRQLDYWARTGLVEPTVRGASGSGSQRLYGFRDILVLKLVKRLLDTGISLQQIRTAVAQLHEAGVHDLSQTTLMSDGAGVYLCTSSDEVIDLVSRGQGVFGIAVGKVLREVETSLVDLDDHREKAADDSSLNDELAARRAARKTS, from the coding sequence ATGCTGTTCAGCGACGGGCTTCCCCAGCCGAACATCGACGGGGGCTTCAAAGGCGCCGTCGCGGCGCGTGCGGCGGGCATCACGTACCGCCAGCTTGACTACTGGGCGAGGACCGGGCTCGTTGAGCCGACAGTCCGCGGCGCGAGCGGGTCTGGCTCGCAGCGCCTGTACGGCTTCCGGGACATCCTCGTGCTAAAGCTTGTGAAGCGTCTGCTCGACACAGGAATCTCGCTGCAGCAGATCCGCACCGCAGTGGCGCAGCTCCATGAGGCAGGCGTGCACGACCTGTCTCAGACGACGCTGATGAGTGACGGTGCCGGCGTCTACCTGTGCACCTCGAGCGACGAAGTCATCGACCTCGTGAGCCGCGGCCAGGGCGTGTTCGGCATTGCGGTTGGCAAGGTGCTTCGCGAGGTCGAGACCTCACTCGTCGATCTCGACGATCACCGCGAGAAGGCCGCAGATGACTCGTCACTGAACGACGAGCTTGCTGCTCGCCGTGCCGCACGAAAGACCTCATAG
- a CDS encoding AMP-dependent synthetase/ligase — MKLSETPLLVPPVPEDNITDLLEQRVAATPDRPLFATPSNGGWTDITATEFRSQVVALAKGFVEAGVEPGDHIAFMCKTSYEWTLVDFALHYAGAVMVPVYETSSALQIHWILEDSGARGFIVETGDQFGRFAEVQDQLTQVDLVWRLDEGAIASLTSKGAGVDDAEIERRRNLASGDDIATLIYTSGSTGRPKGCVLTHSNFVDLSRNAGSALSELVQQPGAATLLFVTLAHVFARFISVLCVHGGVRVGHQADTTQLLPALSTFHPTFLLAVPRVFEKVYNSAEQSTEAEGKGKIFRTAAKVAVEHSEALDAGNVPFMLGLKFKVFDKLVYSKLREKLGGRVKYAVSGSAPLSQYLGHFYRSLGIKILEGYGLTETTAPVTVNLPDKFKIGTVGPALPGHTVRIAEDGEIEVKGIDVFKEYWNNPEATKAVFTEDGFFKTGDLGSLDSDGYLSITGRKKEIIVTAGGKNVAPAALEDPIRANTIISQVVAVGEQKPFIAALVTLDMEMLPAWLKNQGENPDMTVEEAARHPKVLAEVQRAIDEGNKYVSRAESIRKFVILPTDFVEANGHLTPKMSIKRDNILRDFASEIADIYGENPQTEAVQTQH; from the coding sequence GTGAAGCTGTCAGAAACACCACTGCTCGTTCCCCCGGTTCCCGAGGATAACATTACAGACCTTCTCGAACAGCGGGTGGCAGCCACCCCCGATCGCCCCCTCTTCGCCACACCGTCGAATGGCGGCTGGACTGACATCACGGCGACCGAGTTCAGAAGCCAGGTCGTTGCCCTCGCCAAAGGCTTCGTCGAGGCTGGCGTCGAGCCAGGAGACCACATCGCGTTCATGTGCAAGACGAGCTACGAATGGACGCTCGTCGACTTTGCGCTGCACTACGCCGGCGCTGTCATGGTTCCCGTCTACGAGACCTCGTCGGCGCTGCAGATCCACTGGATCCTTGAGGATTCGGGAGCGCGAGGGTTCATCGTCGAGACAGGCGATCAGTTCGGCAGGTTCGCAGAAGTCCAGGATCAGCTCACTCAGGTTGATCTCGTGTGGCGCCTCGACGAGGGCGCAATCGCTTCGCTGACATCGAAGGGCGCGGGTGTCGACGACGCCGAGATCGAGCGTCGCCGAAACCTTGCATCAGGCGATGACATCGCAACGCTGATCTACACCTCGGGTTCCACCGGTCGACCGAAGGGCTGCGTACTTACCCACTCGAACTTCGTCGACTTGTCTCGCAACGCCGGCAGCGCGCTGTCGGAACTCGTGCAGCAGCCGGGCGCCGCGACGCTGCTCTTCGTCACGCTCGCCCACGTCTTCGCCCGCTTTATCTCCGTGCTGTGCGTGCACGGTGGCGTGCGCGTTGGCCACCAGGCAGACACCACCCAATTGCTCCCTGCGCTGAGCACCTTCCACCCCACCTTCCTTCTCGCGGTACCCCGCGTATTCGAGAAGGTCTACAACTCGGCTGAGCAGTCGACCGAGGCTGAGGGCAAGGGGAAGATCTTCCGCACTGCGGCGAAGGTCGCAGTTGAGCACTCCGAGGCGCTCGATGCTGGCAACGTGCCGTTCATGCTCGGCCTGAAGTTCAAGGTGTTCGACAAGCTTGTCTACTCGAAGCTCCGTGAGAAGCTCGGCGGCCGCGTCAAGTACGCAGTGTCGGGTTCTGCACCCCTGAGCCAGTACCTCGGCCACTTCTACAGGAGCCTCGGAATCAAGATCCTCGAGGGCTACGGCCTGACAGAGACGACGGCTCCGGTCACCGTAAACCTGCCCGACAAGTTCAAGATCGGCACTGTCGGCCCCGCGCTGCCCGGCCACACCGTTCGAATCGCCGAAGACGGTGAGATCGAGGTCAAGGGAATCGACGTGTTCAAGGAGTACTGGAACAACCCTGAGGCAACGAAGGCAGTCTTCACCGAGGACGGGTTCTTCAAGACCGGCGACCTCGGCTCGCTCGATAGCGACGGCTATCTGTCGATCACCGGCCGCAAGAAGGAGATCATTGTCACCGCTGGTGGCAAGAACGTTGCGCCTGCGGCTCTCGAGGATCCAATCCGCGCGAACACGATCATCAGCCAGGTCGTTGCAGTCGGCGAGCAGAAGCCGTTCATTGCGGCGCTCGTCACGCTCGACATGGAGATGCTGCCCGCCTGGCTGAAGAACCAGGGTGAGAACCCTGACATGACTGTCGAAGAGGCCGCGCGCCACCCGAAGGTGCTCGCCGAGGTGCAGCGTGCCATCGACGAAGGCAACAAGTACGTGTCACGGGCTGAGTCGATTCGCAAGTTCGTCATCCTGCCGACTGACTTCGTCGAAGCGAACGGTCACCTCACTCCGAAGATGAGCATCAAGCGCGACAACATTTTGCGCGACTTCGCGTCGGAGATCGCCGACATCTACGGCGAAAACCCGCAGACTGAGGCGGTGCAGACGCAGCACTAG